The Actinoplanes sp. N902-109 genomic interval CACCAGACCACCCCGGTCGTCGTGGGTGAGCAGCCCCTCGAACGTGTTCCACACCAGCAACCGGGCCTTGGCCTGCTGATACTGATGCGGGTTGAAGGTGATCGGCTCGGTCTCGACCCCCCAGGTGAGCGAGCCCCCGCTGACCGGCTGCCCCGCGGCCGCATCAGCACCCCCGCCGCCGGCCGAGCATCCCCCCAGCAGCAGCGCCCCCACCACCACAGAACTCCACCATCTCCTGAGCACGAACCGAATCTCCCGTCGCAGTCAGGCGGCACCCGAAGTTGCACTCTGGGTGGAAGAGCCCCCTTCCGACACCCCCCTGTCAGCCACAGGACACCCCACCGGTTCCGGTACGATCTTCACTCCATCGAGATCTGTCCATGTAACCATGACACCGTGCTGTTCGTCGTCGCCGTGATCACCGGCGGGAATCGCCGTCTGAGTGTCGTACCGGCTGCGGAACGGGAATGACCGGGTGCGGTTGCTGCACGGCCAAACAGAGGTAGACTCGCCCTACTCGGTGTCCATCGGCGTGGGCAACGACGGCCGGGTGGACGTCCCCGGGAGCGCCTACGACGCCCGTGCTGGCGCTGCGCGTTCGCAGCAAGCATGGCATCGCGCCCGTGCCGGCGGTACAGGCGGCCGGCAGTGCGGTACACATCGGCCCCGGCATGCTGGCGGCCCGGCAGATCGTCATCATCGAAGCCATAACGGCCGGTAACCCGCGGTTCGAGCTGGAGTCGCCCGTGGTCGACGTGCCGGTGGCCGACAGTGCAGCCTTGAAAACCAGATATGACTTGTTCGAGCGGGTGTGGCGGATGGCCTGGTTGCTGGTCGCCGCCGTCGCGGTGATCCTGCCGGTGGTGTTGCGGGTTCCGGTGCATGCGGCGTGGCCGATCGTCCTGTTCGGTATCGCCTCGGCAGCGGCATCGCATGCGTGGGACTGGGCGGCGAAGCGGATGCTCGGTCGCCGCTTGGTCATCTCATGATCCGGGGCACTGTGCGAGGGCGGCCGACGGGACCCGAGCCGTGGCTCGATCCGGCGGCGACGGCCCGCCGGACTCGTTGCCGCGCTGAGCCGGCGCGGCGTGCGAGGATGCGCGGGTGGATCCGGTGCGGGACGATCTTGTGGAGACCTGGGAGCACGTGGGTGGCCGGCTTCTGCACCGGATGGCCGGCCTCACCGAGGCGGAGTGGCGCCGGCAGCCGGCCGCCGACGCCCGGCTGTCCCTGCGCTGGCGCCTCGACCACCTGGCCGAGGTCCTGTGGGCCGAGCGCAACACCGTCTGGCTCGGCACCGGCATCGCTGGGGCGCCGGGCCCGCCCGCCACGAGCGCCGGCGAGGCCGTGGACCGTGTCCGCCGGGGTCTCGCCCACGTCACCGGCATGGTGCGGGAGCTGACCGATCCGGGCCTGCTCGCGCCGGTCGGGGCCGCCGCTGGTGGCTATGCGGCGGCCACCCGGTTGTCGTTCGTCCTGCACCTGCTCGACGAGTTCATCCACCACAGCGCCGAGGCCGCCCTGTTGCGCGACCTCTGTCCGGGGATTCGATAGCCGCCGGTGCGGGCCTGCTCGACCGGCGCTGCCGGTCCGGCCCCCACGGTGACCCGAGGCCCCGGACGCCGAGGCCCCGGGCGCCGAGGCACTGGGACGGGACGGCGTGCGGACGCAGCGCCGGCCGGGAGCGGGAGCGCGAGCCCGCCGGGCGAGGGACCGGGATGGTCAGCCGATCCGGCCGACGCCGCCGAACAGGTAGACCTCGGGCTCGTCGGCATCCGGGTCGGGACGCCAGCGCGAGCACGTCACGACGCCGGGCTCCAGCAGGTCGAGGCCGTCGAAGAAGCGTTCCAGCTCGACCTTGGTGCGGGCCCGGATCGGGGTGCCGCCGCGTTCGGTGGTCTCGCGCATGACGCGGAGCATCGGTTCGCCGTGGATCTCGGCGGTGGAGTGGGTGAGCACCAGGTAGCTGCCGGCCGGCAGGGCCCGCACCAGCTGGGCGACCGCGTCGTAGGCCACGTCGTCGTCCATGATGTGGTTGAGGACGCCGAGCAGCATCAGGGCGATCGGCTGGGTGACGTCGAGCGTCTC includes:
- a CDS encoding DinB family protein, with the translated sequence MDPVRDDLVETWEHVGGRLLHRMAGLTEAEWRRQPAADARLSLRWRLDHLAEVLWAERNTVWLGTGIAGAPGPPATSAGEAVDRVRRGLAHVTGMVRELTDPGLLAPVGAAAGGYAAATRLSFVLHLLDEFIHHSAEAALLRDLCPGIR